AAATTCGCAACTGCGGTTGGTTTACTTAACTATGGCTCTGAAAAAGAAGATTTTGATATCCATTTCAGTAGCAGTAGTCCTAATCGTGAAAGCACCATGTTTACCCGCGTGCTTTCGACAATGAAAAAATGGTTTACAGATGTCTCTTAGACGCTCCTGTAAGTAGTAATACGTTAATGGGTCTACAAGTAACCTAGGTATTGGCAAAAGGAGAGGCGTATGGAATTTCATGAAATTGAAAACGACAGCCAAGCGAAGATAAAGGTTGTCGGCGTTGGTGGCGGCGGAGGCAATGCTGTCAACAACATGATTAGCTCCGTACTGAAGGGTGTTACGTTTATTACTGCAAACACTGATGTACAGGCGCTGAACAATTCTCAAGCAGAAATTAAAATTCAACTTGGCGATAAACTTACTAAAGGTCTCGGCGCAGGCGCTAACCCTGCTGTTGGACGTGAAGCAGCTCAGGAATCTATTGACCAGATTCGCAATGCTATTGGCGAAGCGGATATGGTTTTTGTTACCGCTGGCATGGGGGGCGGCACCGGTACTGGTGCAGCACCTGTTATTGCACAGGTAGCAAAAGAAATGGGTGCTCTTACCGTTGGTGTAGTAACCAAGCCGTTCTTTTTCGAAGGAAAAAAGCGTCAGGAAGCTGCTGACGCTGGTATAGAGGCATTTCGTGAGCATGTAGATTCACTTATCACCATTCCAAACGATCGTTTGCTTTCTTTGGCTTCCAAAAAAGCAACTTTTGTAGAAATGCTCAAAAAAGCTGATGAAGTATTATACTTCGCAGTCAAAGGTATTTCTGACCTCATTATGGTTCCGGGTCTTATCAACCTTGACTTTGCTGACGTAAAAGCAGTCATGGGTGAGTCTGGCTTGGCTATGATGGGTTCCGGTAGCTCTATTGGTGAAGGCCGTGCGCGTGAAGCTGCAATGAAGGCTATTACCAGTCCGCTGCTGGAAGATGTATCCATTGATGGCGCTCGTGGTGTTCTTATGAACATTACTTGTGGTCCAGACCTTACCATTGATGAAGTCAGTGAAGCAGCTGGCGCAATTCAGGAAGCAGCACATGATGATGCACGTATCTTCTTTGGTACTGTATTTGATGATACTGTTGGTGATGAAATGCGTATTACAGTTATTGCTACTGGCATTGACACCATGGATACAGGTACCCAGGGAAACGGATCAGGCGTTGCGGTTAACAGCAATGGTGCACGCAGCGTAACGTCTCTTTCATCCGCGCGTGCTAGTGCACCGCGTGCTGAAGCTGCTCCAGCTCAGCAGGCACAAGCATATCAGGCTCCACAGTCACAGGCTCCAGCGCAGCCAGCTCCAGCAGCTCAGCCAACTCCGGCACAAGCACCTGCTTCAGCTTCTGCAACTCCGTCTGTTCAACCTGTACAGCCAGTACAACCAGTAC
The nucleotide sequence above comes from Halodesulfovibrio sp.. Encoded proteins:
- the ftsZ gene encoding cell division protein FtsZ, which encodes MEFHEIENDSQAKIKVVGVGGGGGNAVNNMISSVLKGVTFITANTDVQALNNSQAEIKIQLGDKLTKGLGAGANPAVGREAAQESIDQIRNAIGEADMVFVTAGMGGGTGTGAAPVIAQVAKEMGALTVGVVTKPFFFEGKKRQEAADAGIEAFREHVDSLITIPNDRLLSLASKKATFVEMLKKADEVLYFAVKGISDLIMVPGLINLDFADVKAVMGESGLAMMGSGSSIGEGRAREAAMKAITSPLLEDVSIDGARGVLMNITCGPDLTIDEVSEAAGAIQEAAHDDARIFFGTVFDDTVGDEMRITVIATGIDTMDTGTQGNGSGVAVNSNGARSVTSLSSARASAPRAEAAPAQQAQAYQAPQSQAPAQPAPAAQPTPAQAPASASATPSVQPVQPVQPVQPVQPVEPVQTAPQSVQPAPVQAAPQPVREPAPAPHVEPKMDITHPEPAREGYAFKADDTNVPTYIRRSAQAAQRAHKVRHAHEPGKDTFVFEEDFEIPSFIRKQAD